In the Pirellulales bacterium genome, TATGGCCAGGGGCAATACCCAACTCGCCATCGTACAACGGCACAGCAATGAATTGCGCTGGGGACTTTAACGCCGTGGATTCAGGAGTGACGACAATGCACTCCAAAACTCGGTCGGCGGCAGTCGGGTTGGAAGAATGATGATAGTCGGCCATGCTGTTTGAATGTCTAAATTTGCTATTTGCCGGCCGCCATTTTCTTGGCTTGCTCCTCGGCTTGCTCGATCGCACCGATATACATGAACGCCTGTTCCGGAAGATGGTCCCACTTGCCGTCGCAGATCTCCTCGAAACTGCGAATCGTTTCGCGGAGCGGGGTGATCTCGCCCGGCTTGCCGGTGAACACTTCGGCCACCAGGAAGGGTTGCGAGAGGAAGCGTTCTATGCGACGGGCCCGATTGACCACTTGCTTGTCTTCTTCGCTCAATTCTTCGACACCGAGAATCGCGATAATGTCTTGCAATTCGCGATATCGCTGCAAAATGCCTTGCACGCGGCGGGCGATGGCATAGTGCCGATCGCCGACATACTGCGGGTCCAAAATGCGGCTCGATGAAGCCAGCGGATCGACGGCGGGATAAATGCCTTTTTCCGAGATCGCACGCTCCAAGTAAAGGAACGCATCGAGCTGGCCGAACGCAGTGGCCGGCGCAGGATCTGTCGGATCGTCGGCAGGCACGTACACGGCTTGCACACTCGTGATGGCCCCTCGGCTGGTCGACGCGATTCGCTCTTGTAAGGCACCCATTTCGGTGCCGAGCGTCGGCTGGTAACCCACAGCGCTGGGCATCCGTCCCAGCAGGGCCGACACTTCGCTCCCCGCCTGCGAAAAGCGGAATATATTGTCGATAAACAGCAGCGTGTCGGCTCCCGTTTTATCTCGGAAGTACTCGGCCATCGTCAGCGCCGAGAGGGCGACGCGCAAGCGGGCTCCTGGAGGCTCGTTCATTTGGCCAAACACCATGCAGGTTTGCTCGATCACGTGACGGCCCGTGTCGCCGATCTTGGCCTCTTGCATTTCCAGCCATAGATCAGTTCCCTCCCGAGTTCGCTCGCCGACACCGGCAAACACCGAATATCCACCGTGGGCACTGGCGATACGGGCAATCAACTCGGTGAGAATGACCGTCTTGCCCAGACCAGCACCGCCAAACAGGCCTGCTTTACCGCCGCGGACGAAGGGCGTGAGCAAATCGATGACCTTGATGCCCGTTTCGAACACTTCGGTCTTGGTTGAGAGGTCGGTCACTGGCGGGGCATCGCGGTGAATCGGCCAGCGCTCTTCAGCAGCGACCGGTCCGCGGTTGTCGATTGGTTCGCCGAGCAAATTGAACACACGGCCGAGCGTAGCTTCACCCACAGGCACAGTCACTGGGCCGCCGGTATCGACCACTTCCATGCCGCGGACCATCCCATCGGTGCTGCCCAGGGCGACGCAACGCACCCGGCCGCCGCCGAGGTGCTGCTGAACTTCGCCGGTAAGATGAATTTTCGCGCCCTTCACGTTGGCGTCGACGGTAATGGCGTTGTAAATCGCCGGTAGGCGGTCTTCGGTAAATTCAACATCAAATGTCGAACCGATGACTTGGGTCACACGACCGAGGTTTTTCTCGGCGGCGCGAGCGGCAGAAGCATGTTTTGCGGGTGCGGTTGCAGTGGCCATTGCGGAAGGGTACAGGGTTCAAGGGTCGGGAAATGCAAATTGCAAAACACAAAATGAAGTATCACGGATCTACGTGGACGCGATTCTTGGTTTGCAATTTGCAATATGCATTGTGCGGTGTAATTGCGGTATCTCAGTCATCATGTTTATCCCTTGAGAGCTTCCACTCCACCCAGCACTTCCATGATTTCGCTGGTAATCTGGCTCTGTCGGGCGCGGTTGTATTGCATGCCGAGCGATTTGATCAGCTTGTCAGCATTGTCGGTAGCCGACTTCATGGCGACTTTGCGGGCGATTTGTTCGCTGACGGCGGAATCGAGGAAGCACTTAAACAGCTTCACTTTGAAGCTCGTCGGCACCACCTCTTCAAGGATGCCAGCCGCGGACGGCAAGAACTCATACATCGATTCGCCGCCTTCCTGCTTGGCTTCGTGGCTGCCGAGCGACGACAACGGCAGCAGAGTCTCGACGATCGCCGTCTGCTTGCTCATCCCTTCGAACCGAGTGTACGCCACATCGAACCGATCGAGATTGCCAGTTGCAAATTCTTCGAGGTAGCGATTCGCAAGCATCTCCACTTCTGCAAACGACGGCTTATCTT is a window encoding:
- the atpD gene encoding F0F1 ATP synthase subunit beta, whose translation is MATATAPAKHASAARAAEKNLGRVTQVIGSTFDVEFTEDRLPAIYNAITVDANVKGAKIHLTGEVQQHLGGGRVRCVALGSTDGMVRGMEVVDTGGPVTVPVGEATLGRVFNLLGEPIDNRGPVAAEERWPIHRDAPPVTDLSTKTEVFETGIKVIDLLTPFVRGGKAGLFGGAGLGKTVILTELIARIASAHGGYSVFAGVGERTREGTDLWLEMQEAKIGDTGRHVIEQTCMVFGQMNEPPGARLRVALSALTMAEYFRDKTGADTLLFIDNIFRFSQAGSEVSALLGRMPSAVGYQPTLGTEMGALQERIASTSRGAITSVQAVYVPADDPTDPAPATAFGQLDAFLYLERAISEKGIYPAVDPLASSSRILDPQYVGDRHYAIARRVQGILQRYRELQDIIAILGVEELSEEDKQVVNRARRIERFLSQPFLVAEVFTGKPGEITPLRETIRSFEEICDGKWDHLPEQAFMYIGAIEQAEEQAKKMAAGK
- the atpG gene encoding ATP synthase F1 subunit gamma gives rise to the protein MAKARALDKRRRSVRNIRKITRTMELIATARFKKAMDRASASTAYTKRITQLVSDLAGSGLEVSHPLLQPREKIERVILLVIAGNRGLCGGYNSNVFRLSWARFNDLREQIPTVQLELSGKRPIAAYKYRGIKGDHAYTHFEDKPSFAEVEMLANRYLEEFATGNLDRFDVAYTRFEGMSKQTAIVETLLPLSSLGSHEAKQEGGESMYEFLPSAAGILEEVVPTSFKVKLFKCFLDSAVSEQIARKVAMKSATDNADKLIKSLGMQYNRARQSQITSEIMEVLGGVEALKG